A genomic segment from Canis aureus isolate CA01 chromosome 4, VMU_Caureus_v.1.0, whole genome shotgun sequence encodes:
- the LOC144312779 gene encoding uncharacterized protein LOC144312779 yields the protein MNAWGRSHSSRCVSPGRRSVVRAGAVAPQGHWLALSISQHSGGTVEGTFLRSLERSHVRAAAEPENTGLRRRLLVASAGGPGRPRAPLAEVFPAVAADAPQPGRSAPRSGLSATSCASPPLPSGLRSAALWGCPGVSEGRLARPLHARPPAASRSSAGARRRASPVLSTSLGASLGPLLGTMSGV from the exons ATGAATGCGTGGGGCCGCTCCCATTCGTCAAGATGTGTTTCCCCTGGGCGGAGATCCGTTGTCCGTGCAGGAGCGGTTGCTCCACAAG GGCACTGGCTGGCTCTCAGCATTAGTCAGCACTCCGGTGGGACAGTCGAGGGGACCTTCCTAAGGTCGCTGGAGAGGTCGCACGTGAGAGCCGCCGCGGAGCCCGAGAACACGGGTCTGCGCCGCCGGCTGCTGGTGGCAAGTGCCGGGGGCCCAGGCCGGCCGCGGGCCCCGCTCGCCGAGGTCTTCCCGGCCGTAGCTGCCGACGCGCCGCAGCCTGGGAGGTCTGCGCCCCGCTCGGGGCTCAGTGCAACATCCTGCGCGTCACCGCCGCTGCCATCCGGCCTCCGATCGGCCGCGCTGTGGGGCTGCCCTGGCGTCTCCGAGGGGCGGCTTGCCAGACCCCTGcacgcccgcccgcccgcggctTCCCGAAGCTCTGCTGGGGCTCGGCGGCGCGCCAGCCCGGTCCTGTCCACGTCTCTCGGGGCTTCGTTGGGCCCTCTGTTGGGCACCATGAGCGGTGTGTAA